In the genome of Hugenholtzia roseola DSM 9546, one region contains:
- a CDS encoding tetratricopeptide repeat protein, with product MKNSLPLPAAAPSFEDRREAYFTFPLIAPAHFLGKKTPISFSVLLRFLFVLTLMGLPFAPSYAQHEGLDWYVNGENHRKQARYDLALSDYDKAVQREPQNPHYLYAKAQCEYQLKRPEAAIQSLQTAVKANATYAPAYGLLGRIYLEKNETENAARLYDIAARYEKDQEKKFFYKTFVINHYIREKKWETAFQKAQEAKVDFGSDPEVRYLEARTANQLKKYEVAREAILAIEGKVATLHQSENAKFYYQLGYAYYHLEDYELASKAWNKANYGNFKTQIEVFSAPYLAKLAESYCLIQDWEKARAFAEKTVRIDAQNATAYMVLAKIAAQNRPISAPLELYEKAARFEKDLKRSALLYEEIANCHLAQENYPAALQAAENGLTFSATHKNLLYLKALSLFHLKRYQEAILAAERVIPYLRDKVEQSQMLFLLGKAYQMMGKDNLARRAYSAVEEEPFKIAASYELRLMNGE from the coding sequence ATGAAAAATTCTCTACCTCTCCCTGCTGCCGCGCCTTCATTTGAGGATAGGCGTGAAGCCTACTTTACTTTTCCACTTATCGCCCCTGCGCATTTTTTAGGCAAAAAAACGCCTATTTCTTTTTCTGTTTTATTGCGCTTTCTTTTTGTGCTTACCCTGATGGGGCTGCCCTTTGCGCCTTCTTATGCCCAACACGAGGGTCTGGATTGGTATGTTAATGGGGAAAATCATCGCAAGCAAGCGCGTTATGATTTAGCACTTTCCGACTACGACAAGGCTGTGCAGCGCGAACCACAAAATCCGCACTATCTCTACGCCAAGGCGCAATGCGAATACCAACTCAAACGCCCCGAAGCGGCGATTCAGTCCCTTCAAACGGCAGTAAAGGCAAATGCTACCTACGCGCCTGCCTATGGGCTTTTGGGGCGCATCTATTTGGAAAAAAACGAAACCGAAAATGCGGCGCGTCTGTATGATATTGCAGCCCGCTATGAAAAAGACCAAGAGAAAAAGTTTTTTTACAAAACTTTTGTTATCAATCACTACATACGCGAAAAAAAATGGGAAACCGCCTTTCAGAAAGCCCAAGAAGCGAAAGTAGATTTTGGCTCTGACCCCGAAGTGCGCTATTTGGAGGCGCGTACTGCCAATCAGCTCAAAAAATACGAAGTGGCGCGTGAGGCAATTTTAGCCATCGAGGGCAAAGTTGCTACTTTGCACCAAAGCGAAAATGCGAAATTTTACTACCAATTAGGCTATGCCTACTATCATTTGGAAGACTATGAGCTGGCTTCTAAGGCGTGGAATAAGGCTAATTACGGCAACTTCAAGACACAGATTGAGGTCTTTTCGGCTCCTTATTTGGCAAAATTAGCCGAATCTTATTGCCTGATTCAGGATTGGGAAAAAGCGCGTGCCTTTGCCGAAAAGACGGTTCGCATCGATGCCCAAAATGCTACGGCTTATATGGTTTTGGCAAAAATAGCGGCTCAAAATCGTCCTATCAGTGCGCCGCTCGAACTTTACGAAAAGGCGGCACGATTTGAAAAAGACCTCAAACGCTCGGCACTTTTGTATGAAGAAATTGCCAACTGCCATTTGGCGCAAGAAAATTATCCTGCTGCCCTTCAAGCGGCTGAAAATGGACTTACCTTTTCGGCTACTCACAAGAACTTACTTTATCTCAAAGCCCTTTCTCTTTTTCATCTCAAACGCTATCAGGAGGCAATTTTGGCAGCCGAGCGCGTCATTCCCTACCTTCGCGACAAGGTAGAACAGAGTCAGATGCTTTTCCTTTTGGGTAAGGCATATCAAATGATGGGGAAAGATAATTTGGCGCGTCGTGCGTATAGTGCCGTAGAAGAAGAGCCGTTCAAAATTGCGGCAAGCTATGAATTGCGGCTGATGAATGGCGAATAG
- a CDS encoding tyrosine-type recombinase/integrase encodes MASPSAATDFFLFFEELMDKNPHFPNRSSTYYQLQKYMQGAKKVPFKTINTKWVLGFQKHLSQYVSPNTAYNYFKVLKSALDEAQKEGHISSNPCREIPKEAQLQTVEAPLPDFLTAAELEILGSTEINFEKDIRHIFLYACYTGANWRDAFSLTWDKLIKKKGEYYLPVEGFESEPYLLPFPVQMFLRNKAELGEEKPQSKVFHFQKEAQISERSIERRVLRKLKVWCHLSNIDKNLHFLSASYTFLQWAHEKGYAPPYYLAILGRKNGQIGINFIEKVLQLKPNH; translated from the coding sequence ATGGCAAGTCCTTCCGCTGCAACCGATTTTTTTCTTTTCTTCGAAGAACTGATGGACAAGAACCCCCATTTTCCAAACCGTTCCAGCACCTATTATCAACTCCAAAAGTATATGCAGGGGGCAAAAAAAGTGCCTTTTAAAACTATCAATACCAAGTGGGTCTTGGGCTTTCAAAAGCATTTGAGCCAATACGTCAGCCCCAATACGGCTTACAACTACTTCAAAGTGCTAAAAAGTGCCTTAGATGAAGCTCAAAAAGAGGGGCATATTTCCAGCAATCCCTGTCGCGAAATTCCAAAAGAAGCCCAACTGCAAACGGTAGAAGCCCCGCTACCTGATTTCCTAACTGCCGCCGAATTGGAAATATTGGGCAGCACAGAAATCAATTTCGAAAAAGATATTCGCCATATTTTTCTCTACGCCTGCTACACAGGTGCAAATTGGCGTGATGCCTTTTCCCTGACTTGGGACAAACTTATCAAAAAGAAGGGCGAATACTACCTGCCCGTAGAAGGTTTTGAGTCTGAACCTTATTTGCTGCCCTTTCCCGTACAGATGTTTTTGCGCAACAAAGCCGAATTGGGCGAAGAAAAGCCCCAAAGCAAGGTTTTTCACTTTCAAAAGGAAGCGCAAATTAGTGAGCGTAGCATCGAGCGCAGAGTCTTGCGAAAGCTAAAAGTTTGGTGTCATTTGTCTAATATTGATAAAAACTTGCACTTTCTAAGTGCCTCCTACACTTTTTTGCAGTGGGCGCACGAAAAAGGCTATGCTCCCCCCTACTACTTAGCCATTTTGGGTAGAAAAAATGGACAAATTGGCATCAATTTTATTGAAAAAGTATTACAACTAAAACCAAATCACTAA
- a CDS encoding fumarylacetoacetate hydrolase family protein: MKIIAIGRNYADHIAELANERPAAPVVFLKPDTAVLKNNAPFYHPDFSNDIHHELEIILRISREGKYIDKKFAPNYYDKIGLGIDFTARDLQNQLKAKGLPWEIAKGFNGSAPISDFVPKEHFANLKDLNFSLSVNGQIRQQGNSKLMIWDFDEIIAYVSQFFTLKVGDIIFTGTPAGVAAVKIGDRLEAFLETEKILDFEVK; this comes from the coding sequence ATGAAAATAATTGCTATTGGCAGAAACTACGCCGACCATATCGCCGAACTTGCCAACGAAAGACCTGCTGCACCTGTTGTTTTTCTCAAACCCGATACGGCAGTTCTAAAAAATAACGCCCCTTTTTATCACCCTGATTTTTCAAATGATATTCACCACGAATTGGAAATTATCTTGCGAATTAGCCGTGAAGGAAAGTACATCGACAAAAAATTTGCGCCCAATTATTACGATAAAATCGGCTTGGGTATAGATTTTACGGCACGCGACCTGCAAAACCAACTCAAAGCCAAAGGCTTGCCTTGGGAAATTGCCAAAGGCTTTAATGGCTCTGCCCCTATTTCTGATTTTGTGCCAAAGGAACATTTCGCCAATCTCAAAGACCTCAACTTTTCGCTTTCCGTCAATGGGCAAATTAGACAACAAGGCAATAGCAAGCTCATGATTTGGGATTTTGATGAAATCATTGCTTATGTTTCTCAATTTTTTACCCTCAAAGTTGGCGATATTATCTTTACAGGCACGCCCGCAGGTGTGGCAGCCGTCAAGATAGGGGACAGATTAGAAGCCTTTTTAGAAACAGAAAAAATATTAGATTTTGAAGTAAAATAG
- a CDS encoding 7TM diverse intracellular signaling domain-containing protein — translation MRFSALRFASFLLWLGFLFVLAFLEMQAQPILFEAHLSRTPIEAQIRVWQNAEEKIEVAQVRQMYLEKPELFVPYQWEKLPLGASQNWLHFTIQNRDKKPQKCVIQTTKFDFLTFYVLQKDGTWKSIETGTSYPQSQKENVFGAYSIALLELDAEAQTEVFVKATYLERTELDLSPIQMNFHIQSESYYQTQKDTRNLAMSFYTGALLVMLLYNFFLYLITRDVHYRLYLLIAPSIYAFIFFSSGLGVDLIENAANTALYLMITSFFHINFHVLFSFYILRIKTFFPKVVKVIMVVLAVYNVLLFIAPLSNGLVGVLARALATPLVFGLFGYTLYLAFRVWKKEDYAPAYYFFWANFFYMVFMVIAVLQLLGVLPFQFLGLESWQNNLIGSVIELTLFSLSISAKITHMQKELAKQQIEQARILKEEETKRLALIEKQNRELEQKVAERTAELVERNEEIQQQNEELQITSEKLEHQHHLLEEVYKDIQASISYAQRIQEAHLPKTDLLQRCFSDYFIFFQPRDVVSGDFYWAAEIWVQGMKRQVFVVADCTGHGVPGAFMSLICANLLNQIIIERNYHDPAQILTKLDQTLRLFLNKDITQNHDGMDCALIVLDKNKKELHFSGAKRPLFYFQKQELHILRGDSKSIGGHEREKGFFHTHTLSFEEPTRFYLFSDGYADQIGGEQNRKFMIKNFRDLLTQIHLDDFKTQKQKVESTFWKWQGKESQVDDILVVGFEV, via the coding sequence ATGCGTTTCTCTGCTCTACGTTTTGCTTCTTTTTTGCTTTGGCTCGGCTTTCTGTTTGTGCTTGCATTTCTCGAAATGCAGGCGCAGCCTATTCTGTTTGAGGCACATCTATCACGCACTCCCATCGAGGCACAAATCCGCGTTTGGCAAAATGCAGAGGAGAAGATTGAAGTGGCGCAGGTGCGGCAGATGTACTTAGAAAAGCCCGAACTTTTCGTTCCTTATCAATGGGAGAAATTGCCTTTGGGGGCTTCCCAAAATTGGCTGCATTTTACGATTCAAAATCGAGACAAAAAGCCCCAAAAGTGTGTCATACAAACTACAAAATTTGATTTCCTTACGTTTTATGTTCTCCAAAAAGACGGCACTTGGAAAAGTATTGAAACGGGAACTTCTTATCCACAAAGCCAAAAAGAGAACGTTTTTGGGGCTTATTCTATCGCGCTTTTAGAGTTGGACGCAGAGGCACAAACGGAGGTCTTTGTAAAGGCAACCTACTTAGAACGCACCGAATTGGATTTGAGTCCTATTCAGATGAACTTTCACATACAATCTGAATCATACTATCAGACCCAAAAAGACACGCGCAATTTAGCCATGAGTTTTTACACAGGGGCTTTACTTGTGATGTTGCTCTACAACTTTTTTCTCTACCTCATCACAAGAGATGTGCATTATAGGCTTTATTTGCTCATTGCGCCTTCTATCTATGCCTTTATCTTTTTTTCCTCTGGACTGGGAGTAGATTTGATAGAAAATGCCGCAAATACGGCTCTCTATCTGATGATAACCTCTTTTTTTCATATCAATTTTCACGTGCTTTTTTCGTTTTATATCCTGCGCATCAAGACCTTTTTTCCCAAAGTCGTCAAGGTTATTATGGTGGTTTTGGCGGTCTATAATGTTTTATTATTTATCGCGCCGCTCTCAAATGGGCTGGTCGGCGTTTTAGCGCGTGCCTTAGCAACGCCTTTGGTCTTTGGGCTTTTTGGCTATACGCTTTATTTAGCGTTTCGCGTCTGGAAGAAAGAAGACTACGCACCTGCTTATTATTTCTTTTGGGCGAACTTTTTTTACATGGTCTTTATGGTGATTGCGGTGCTTCAATTACTTGGGGTGCTGCCCTTTCAATTTTTGGGCTTAGAATCGTGGCAGAACAATCTTATCGGTTCGGTTATCGAGCTGACTCTTTTTTCTTTGAGCATCAGTGCTAAAATTACACACATGCAAAAAGAACTTGCCAAACAGCAAATCGAGCAAGCCCGCATTTTAAAAGAAGAAGAAACCAAGCGTTTGGCTTTGATAGAAAAGCAAAACCGCGAATTAGAACAAAAGGTAGCCGAGCGCACTGCCGAATTGGTAGAGCGCAACGAAGAAATCCAGCAGCAAAATGAGGAGTTGCAAATTACGTCGGAAAAATTAGAACACCAGCACCACCTCTTAGAAGAAGTCTATAAAGACATTCAGGCTTCGATAAGCTATGCCCAGCGCATACAAGAAGCGCATTTGCCCAAAACCGACCTTTTGCAGCGTTGTTTTTCAGATTATTTTATCTTCTTTCAGCCGCGCGATGTCGTGAGTGGCGATTTTTATTGGGCTGCCGAAATTTGGGTACAAGGTATGAAAAGGCAGGTCTTTGTCGTTGCCGACTGCACAGGACATGGCGTACCGGGTGCTTTTATGAGTCTGATTTGTGCTAATTTATTAAATCAAATTATCATAGAAAGAAACTATCACGACCCTGCCCAAATCCTGACTAAATTAGACCAAACCCTGCGCCTTTTCCTCAATAAGGACATCACCCAGAATCACGACGGCATGGACTGTGCCTTGATTGTTTTAGATAAAAATAAAAAAGAATTGCACTTTTCAGGTGCAAAACGTCCGCTTTTCTATTTTCAAAAGCAGGAACTACACATCTTGCGTGGCGACTCGAAAAGTATCGGCGGACACGAGCGCGAAAAGGGCTTCTTTCACACCCACACACTTTCTTTTGAAGAGCCGACACGTTTTTACCTTTTCTCTGATGGCTACGCCGACCAAATTGGGGGCGAACAAAATCGCAAGTTTATGATAAAAAACTTTCGCGACCTGCTCACCCAAATTCATCTCGACGATTTCAAGACCCAAAAGCAAAAAGTTGAAAGCACTTTTTGGAAATGGCAGGGCAAAGAGAGCCAAGTAGATGACATTTTAGTCGTCGGTTTTGAAGTGTAA
- a CDS encoding oxygenase MpaB family protein, translated as MTWDIAVLESYRHKADPLADAVVAKIIESGEVEHVNQLFRKMVENMSLPMEEMPDYVRDYFLQTAQLPAFADTRLIAIGQQVFATYGPEISMMLLCKALPSSYTCGNGAEVLYATGRLNEQHGDLQPFTRRLMETSQFVIDVLAEKGIEPSGRGIRSAQKVRLMHASIRYFLHQRGDWDYEKLGIPINQEDMAGTLMAFAAYPIEGLGQIGIDLSKEQKEGYFHVWRLIGTVMGVEPDLIPTHFEAGMKLGYAILDHQKRQTQAGIELGKACLDFLKSITPTTLFDFYPQMLVRYLMGDELANIIAVPDFPNYAEKLLQKLTIAIFGKVDKTMDRNGLIAALARHFNTRLLEGMINHFNHEKQINFYIPPSLQENWLPKPLVESWKTQLATPDILGYRLALQKKEKN; from the coding sequence ATGACTTGGGATATTGCAGTTTTAGAATCATACCGCCACAAAGCCGACCCTTTGGCTGATGCCGTAGTTGCCAAAATTATAGAAAGTGGCGAGGTAGAACACGTCAATCAACTTTTTAGGAAGATGGTAGAAAATATGTCGCTACCGATGGAGGAAATGCCCGACTATGTGCGCGATTATTTCCTACAAACCGCCCAACTTCCTGCCTTTGCTGATACCCGTTTGATAGCGATAGGGCAGCAAGTTTTTGCTACCTATGGTCCCGAAATTTCGATGATGCTGCTCTGCAAGGCATTGCCTTCGAGCTACACTTGCGGCAATGGAGCAGAGGTATTGTATGCCACAGGGCGTTTGAACGAACAACATGGCGACTTACAACCCTTTACGCGCCGCCTGATGGAAACTTCACAATTTGTGATTGATGTATTAGCCGAAAAAGGCATTGAGCCAAGTGGTAGGGGGATTCGCTCGGCACAAAAGGTGCGCCTCATGCATGCCTCCATTCGCTACTTTCTGCACCAAAGGGGCGATTGGGACTACGAAAAATTGGGTATTCCCATCAATCAAGAAGACATGGCGGGTACGCTCATGGCTTTTGCCGCCTATCCCATCGAGGGCTTGGGGCAGATTGGCATAGACCTCTCGAAAGAACAAAAAGAGGGCTATTTTCACGTTTGGCGACTTATCGGGACGGTCATGGGCGTAGAGCCTGACCTGATACCCACTCATTTTGAGGCAGGCATGAAATTGGGGTATGCCATTTTAGACCACCAAAAACGACAGACGCAGGCAGGAATTGAGTTAGGGAAAGCCTGTTTAGATTTCTTAAAAAGCATCACCCCAACGACGCTTTTTGATTTTTACCCCCAAATGTTGGTGCGCTACCTCATGGGCGACGAACTCGCTAACATTATCGCCGTCCCCGACTTTCCAAATTATGCTGAAAAATTGTTACAAAAACTCACCATTGCTATTTTTGGAAAAGTGGATAAGACAATGGATAGAAATGGACTCATTGCAGCTCTGGCACGCCATTTCAATACGCGCCTTTTAGAAGGTATGATAAATCATTTCAATCATGAAAAGCAAATCAATTTTTATATTCCCCCTTCTTTGCAAGAAAATTGGCTGCCCAAGCCGCTGGTAGAAAGTTGGAAGACCCAACTGGCGACTCCTGATATTTTGGGCTACCGTCTGGCTTTGCAAAAGAAAGAAAAAAACTAA
- a CDS encoding YdcF family protein — protein sequence MFFLLSKTLDFLLSPAFWLLLMLLFLLFMKNSHWKRRLLRFMIVFFLIFTNKFIVNEAWLLWEIPPTPMEEVGSYQVGIVLTGVTQPFKSPYDRVYFDKGADRIFHALLLYRKGKIKKIMVCGAPHIRWNGQTDGKQTQDVEQMLIAAGVPIGDIILERKSKNTYENALFAKKMLTTYQIKEKPLLITSAFHLRRARACFEKADIAVDTFSTDFYSIEREFAYNPIPSEKNLYDWGKLIHEWAGYLVYKMTGKI from the coding sequence ATGTTTTTTCTGCTCTCTAAAACGCTGGATTTTCTGCTTTCGCCTGCTTTTTGGCTCTTGCTGATGTTGCTCTTTTTGCTTTTTATGAAAAATAGCCATTGGAAGCGGCGGCTTTTGCGCTTTATGATAGTGTTTTTTTTGATTTTTACGAATAAGTTTATTGTCAATGAGGCGTGGCTGCTTTGGGAAATTCCCCCAACGCCGATGGAAGAAGTCGGAAGCTATCAAGTGGGCATTGTCCTGACAGGGGTTACACAACCTTTCAAATCGCCTTACGACCGCGTTTATTTCGATAAGGGTGCGGATAGGATTTTCCATGCCTTGCTTTTGTATAGAAAAGGGAAAATCAAAAAAATTATGGTCTGTGGTGCGCCTCATATCCGTTGGAACGGGCAGACAGACGGCAAACAGACGCAGGACGTAGAGCAAATGCTGATAGCGGCAGGCGTGCCGATTGGCGATATTATTTTGGAAAGGAAGTCGAAGAATACCTATGAAAACGCCCTTTTTGCCAAAAAAATGCTCACTACCTACCAAATCAAGGAAAAGCCCTTGCTTATTACCTCTGCCTTTCATTTGCGCAGGGCGCGTGCCTGTTTCGAAAAAGCAGACATTGCCGTTGATACGTTCAGCACTGATTTTTACTCCATAGAAAGGGAATTTGCCTACAATCCCATTCCTTCCGAAAAAAACTTGTACGATTGGGGCAAACTCATACACGAATGGGCAGGCTATCTGGTCTATAAAATGACAGGAAAGATTTGA